Proteins encoded together in one bacterium window:
- the ruvX gene encoding Holliday junction resolvase RuvX, with amino-acid sequence MKILGIDYGEKRIGLAMSDVSNMVAGSLKVVKRNATRSWLGEIKTIVDENKIEKIVIGLPKNMNGSIGEKGKEVLVFMKVLGKVVKVPIVTWDERLTTVSAEKVLLQADLSRKKRKDILDKLSACIILQNYLDSIEYNQKEKSKESNK; translated from the coding sequence ATGAAAATTTTAGGGATCGATTATGGAGAGAAGAGGATTGGGTTGGCAATGAGCGATGTTTCAAATATGGTTGCTGGTAGTCTAAAAGTTGTAAAGAGAAATGCAACTCGTAGTTGGCTTGGGGAGATAAAAACAATTGTCGATGAAAACAAAATTGAAAAGATCGTTATTGGTTTACCTAAAAATATGAATGGCTCTATTGGGGAGAAAGGGAAAGAGGTTCTGGTATTTATGAAAGTTTTGGGAAAGGTGGTAAAGGTGCCTATAGTGACTTGGGATGAAAGGTTAACAACTGTTAGTGCAGAGAAGGTGCTTCTACAGGCAGATTTATCGAGGAAAAAACGGAAAGATATTTTGGATAAACTTTCTGCCTGTATAATTTTACAAAACTATTTGGACAGTATTGAGTACAATCAAAAAGAGAAAAGCAAGGAAAGCAATAAATGA